The following coding sequences are from one Granulicella arctica window:
- the fahA gene encoding fumarylacetoacetase has product MVVTVTALEEYWTWKSWVASANEPECDFPLQNLPFCVLQMQDGESHLGVGIGDFIFDLHLAAGNGLLDALDSALRHACTAPYLNPLMQCGNGAVSQLRRAVMLLMTEGTDATQIKILEKLLIPREGAVLRKPVQVGNYTDFYASIDHATNVGRLFRPDQPLLPNYKFVPIGYHGRASSLILSGTPVSRPHGQTKPPSADLPTFGATKQLDYELEVGVYVGTGNSLGHSISIESAEEHIFGISLVNDWSARDIQAWEYQPLGPFLGKSFATSISPWVVTMDALAPFRVPLAPRPSGDPAPLPYLSSPAGAAAAIDLKLEVHLSTQAMRDSAQLPVQLSSGNLRSLYWSFAQMLAHHTSNGCNLLSGDLIASGTLSGPEEGSQGSLLEISHRGTTPFKLANGEIRSFLQDGDEVILRGFCELPGLPRIGLGECRGIIAPPIAHTHE; this is encoded by the coding sequence GTGGTTGTGACAGTAACTGCGCTCGAAGAATACTGGACATGGAAAAGTTGGGTTGCCTCTGCAAATGAACCCGAATGCGACTTCCCTCTTCAGAACCTACCCTTCTGTGTATTGCAGATGCAAGATGGTGAATCGCACCTAGGCGTCGGTATCGGTGACTTCATCTTTGATCTCCACCTGGCCGCCGGTAACGGACTTCTCGATGCGCTAGACAGCGCGCTACGCCATGCCTGCACTGCGCCGTATCTGAATCCACTCATGCAGTGTGGCAATGGAGCTGTTTCGCAACTTCGGCGCGCAGTGATGCTTCTCATGACAGAGGGAACGGATGCAACCCAGATAAAAATCCTTGAAAAGCTCCTCATTCCAAGAGAGGGCGCGGTCCTTCGCAAGCCTGTTCAAGTCGGTAACTACACGGACTTCTATGCCTCTATCGATCACGCCACCAATGTTGGCCGCCTCTTTCGACCCGATCAACCTCTGCTCCCCAACTATAAGTTCGTCCCTATCGGCTATCACGGCCGAGCCTCGTCGCTCATCCTCAGCGGAACACCTGTGTCCAGGCCGCACGGCCAGACCAAGCCGCCATCCGCCGATCTTCCCACATTTGGCGCGACCAAACAGCTCGACTACGAACTGGAGGTCGGCGTTTATGTCGGCACCGGCAATTCACTCGGTCATTCGATCTCTATCGAAAGTGCTGAGGAGCATATCTTCGGCATCTCGCTTGTAAACGACTGGTCAGCTCGTGATATTCAGGCATGGGAGTACCAGCCGCTGGGCCCGTTTCTCGGCAAGAGCTTTGCTACCAGCATCTCTCCCTGGGTAGTCACCATGGACGCGCTCGCTCCATTCCGCGTTCCGCTCGCGCCACGTCCATCCGGAGATCCCGCCCCGCTTCCATATCTAAGTTCACCGGCTGGGGCAGCGGCTGCCATTGACCTCAAGCTCGAAGTCCATCTATCGACGCAGGCGATGCGAGACTCGGCACAACTGCCTGTGCAGCTCAGCTCGGGCAATCTGCGAAGTCTCTACTGGAGCTTTGCGCAGATGCTTGCACACCATACTAGTAACGGCTGTAACCTGCTTTCCGGCGATCTCATCGCTAGTGGCACCCTCTCTGGTCCCGAGGAAGGATCACAAGGCTCGCTGCTTGAAATCTCTCATCGCGGCACCACTCCGTTCAAGCTTGCAAACGGAGAAATACGCAGCTTCCTTCAAGATGGTGACGAGGTCATCCTTCGCGGCTTCTGCGAGCTGCCCGGTCTCCCTCGCATCGGTCTCGGAGAGTGTCGCGGCATCATCGCACCACCTATCGCACACACGCACGAGTGA
- the hppD gene encoding 4-hydroxyphenylpyruvate dioxygenase: MATIPQVEQQTVKDFLPLKGTDHIEFFVGNARQSAYFYRMAFGMSLIAYAGPETGQRDRASYVLQQGKIRFVLTTALRSDSEAAQHVHKHGDGVRSIALWVDDARSAWLETTSRGARSVQEPTEFSDDEGRVVTASIAAYGDTLHTFVERKDYTGVFFPGYQAVSTDPIARPVGLLHVDHIVGNVGWNAMNEWVNFYAHVMGFSLYQHFDDNDISTEYSALMSKVMANGNGYVKFPINEPAKGRRKSQIEEYLEFYGGPGVQHMALATKDILATVSQMQQQGVSFLTIPHSYYTDLQSRIGTIDEPIEELERLGILVDRDDEGYMLQIFTRPVEDRPTVFYEIIQRKGSRSFGKGNFKALFEAIEREQASRGNL; the protein is encoded by the coding sequence ATGGCAACAATCCCACAGGTCGAGCAGCAAACCGTGAAGGATTTCCTTCCGCTCAAAGGGACAGATCACATCGAGTTCTTCGTGGGAAACGCTCGACAGTCAGCCTATTTTTATCGCATGGCCTTCGGCATGTCGCTGATCGCCTATGCTGGCCCCGAGACGGGACAACGCGATCGCGCCTCTTACGTTCTACAGCAAGGCAAGATCCGCTTCGTTCTAACCACTGCTCTCCGTTCCGACTCCGAGGCTGCCCAGCACGTGCACAAACATGGAGATGGCGTTCGTTCCATCGCACTCTGGGTCGACGATGCGCGCAGCGCGTGGCTAGAAACAACCAGCCGCGGTGCCCGTTCCGTACAGGAACCCACCGAGTTCAGCGATGATGAGGGTCGAGTCGTCACTGCCAGTATCGCCGCATACGGCGATACCTTACATACTTTTGTGGAGCGCAAAGACTACACCGGCGTCTTCTTCCCCGGATATCAAGCTGTGTCTACAGACCCGATTGCTCGTCCGGTCGGCCTTCTTCACGTCGATCACATCGTCGGTAATGTTGGCTGGAATGCCATGAACGAGTGGGTCAACTTTTATGCACACGTCATGGGCTTCTCTCTCTATCAGCACTTCGACGATAACGACATCTCGACCGAGTATTCCGCGCTTATGTCCAAGGTTATGGCCAATGGCAACGGTTACGTCAAATTCCCCATCAACGAGCCCGCCAAAGGTCGCCGCAAATCGCAGATCGAAGAGTACCTCGAGTTCTACGGAGGCCCGGGCGTCCAACACATGGCGCTCGCCACGAAGGATATCCTCGCAACCGTCTCGCAGATGCAGCAGCAGGGCGTCAGTTTCCTCACCATTCCGCATAGTTACTACACCGATCTCCAGAGTCGCATCGGAACGATCGACGAGCCGATCGAAGAACTCGAACGGCTCGGCATCCTGGTCGATCGTGACGACGAAGGCTACATGTTGCAGATCTTTACCCGCCCTGTGGAAGATCGCCCGACAGTCTTTTACGAAATTATTCAACGTAAAGGCAGCCGCAGCTTCGGCAAGGGCAACTTCAAGGCTCTGTTCGAAGCGATCGAACGTGAGCAGGCCTCGCGCGGCAACCTTTAG
- a CDS encoding histidine phosphatase family protein, with the protein MGKIAATGWAIPRLQHVWSAPEQRAQQTAKALGLKPSLSMELADVNYGTWSGKGIDEIQANDPEGLAAWLTDEDAAPHGGESFVQLIARVGIWMKKQTDAGHTVAVTHPVVIRAAILCGLQAPAHSFWRIEVAPLSITDLRFNGRLWTVRSMGCSLYRS; encoded by the coding sequence TTGGGAAAAATCGCGGCGACCGGATGGGCGATACCCCGGCTTCAGCACGTCTGGTCTGCTCCTGAGCAGCGGGCTCAACAGACAGCGAAGGCGTTGGGACTGAAGCCTTCTTTGTCGATGGAACTAGCTGACGTCAACTATGGGACGTGGAGCGGTAAGGGGATTGACGAGATACAGGCTAATGATCCGGAAGGATTGGCGGCATGGCTCACAGATGAGGACGCAGCTCCGCATGGCGGCGAGTCGTTTGTGCAACTGATCGCTCGAGTTGGAATTTGGATGAAGAAGCAAACTGACGCTGGGCATACAGTTGCGGTGACGCATCCCGTAGTAATCCGGGCGGCGATTCTTTGTGGCTTACAAGCCCCAGCCCATTCTTTCTGGCGTATAGAAGTCGCACCGCTGTCAATAACCGATCTCCGATTCAACGGAAGATTATGGACAGTCCGTTCGATGGGATGCTCCCTTTATCGTTCCTGA